From a single Alkalihalophilus pseudofirmus genomic region:
- a CDS encoding response regulator transcription factor: MIRIVIAEDQRMLLGALSSLLDLEDDMEVVGKARNGEEALALVQEHNPDICIMDIEMPVKSGLDVAEELVDHPCKTIILTTFARAGYFERARNAEVSGYLLKDSPSEELASSIRIIMDGRRIYAPELIDLAYDNKNPLTNREKQVMELIAEGKSTNEIASELYLTNGTVRNYISVILDKLDVGNRIEAISRFKEKGWFK, from the coding sequence TTGATTCGTATTGTAATCGCCGAAGATCAGCGGATGCTGCTTGGAGCGCTTAGTTCGCTCTTGGACTTAGAAGATGATATGGAAGTCGTGGGAAAAGCGAGAAACGGAGAAGAGGCGCTCGCTTTAGTACAAGAGCATAATCCTGATATTTGTATTATGGATATTGAAATGCCGGTAAAAAGCGGACTAGATGTCGCAGAAGAGCTCGTCGATCACCCTTGTAAAACTATTATTTTAACGACATTCGCCCGCGCTGGTTATTTTGAACGCGCTCGTAATGCAGAAGTCAGCGGCTATTTGCTCAAAGACAGTCCAAGTGAAGAATTAGCAAGTTCGATTCGAATTATTATGGATGGAAGACGTATTTATGCTCCTGAATTAATCGACCTTGCGTATGACAATAAGAACCCGCTTACGAACCGTGAGAAGCAGGTAATGGAGCTGATCGCTGAAGGGAAAAGCACAAATGAGATTGCCAGTGAGCTTTATTTGACGAATGGAACGGTGCGTAATTATATTTCTGTCATATTAGATAAGCTTGATGTAGGGAATCGAATTGAAGCCATCTCTAGGTTTAAAGAGAAGGGCTGGTTTAAATAA
- a CDS encoding sulfatase-like hydrolase/transferase: MSNKKRKKPNILILMVDQQRYPAVYETNEVKKWCEENLCAQQMLKKNGMVFTNHYAASTACSPSRTTLYTGQYPSLHGVTQTTGVAKGAFDPDVFWLDANTVPTMGHYFRTAGYETFWKGKWHASDEDIFIPGTHDAYSSYNLDTGVPEKDKVKMYKQANRLDAFGFSGWIGPEPHGTDPRNSASSAATGMSGRDQVYAEDTVKLLQALDRKSQKEEEHKPWFVMCSLVNPHDIALYGVLTAVQPNYHFEVDQTLPFIPPAPTVEESLSTKPRAQESYRYTYPRALQPIIDNNFYRQLYYSLQKKADQEMEKVLKALQQSSFYEDTIVLFTSDHGELLGAHGGLYQKWYNMYEESIHVPLIIHNPLLFNSPEETGMLTSHVDVLPTLLGLAGVKVEKVQAKLSKNHTEVRPLVGRNLSKLIKGSDEFHEADEPIYFMTDDDVTKGLNQTTARGEPYQSVLQPNHIEAVIATLPSGKGSKKEVWKYARYFDIPQSDGDQERKHVLDEFELYNLTQDPLEERNLAHPQYATELTGRIQKVLSAILAEQSRQKRLVPKKSE, from the coding sequence ATGAGCAACAAGAAGAGGAAGAAACCGAATATTCTTATCTTGATGGTGGACCAGCAGCGGTATCCTGCAGTGTATGAGACAAACGAAGTAAAGAAATGGTGTGAAGAGAATTTATGCGCTCAGCAGATGCTTAAGAAAAATGGGATGGTATTTACCAATCATTATGCGGCAAGCACCGCCTGTTCTCCAAGCCGAACCACTTTATATACAGGCCAATATCCTTCCCTTCATGGAGTCACCCAAACGACAGGAGTGGCTAAAGGAGCTTTTGATCCAGATGTTTTTTGGCTTGATGCGAATACCGTACCGACAATGGGTCATTATTTTCGCACTGCGGGCTATGAAACATTTTGGAAGGGGAAATGGCATGCGTCAGATGAGGATATTTTCATTCCTGGAACCCATGATGCGTACTCAAGCTATAACCTAGACACAGGTGTCCCTGAAAAAGACAAGGTGAAAATGTATAAGCAAGCAAACAGGCTGGATGCGTTTGGCTTCTCTGGCTGGATTGGGCCTGAGCCTCATGGAACGGACCCTCGGAATTCGGCTTCTTCTGCCGCAACTGGTATGAGCGGCCGGGACCAAGTGTATGCAGAAGATACAGTGAAGCTGCTCCAAGCATTAGATAGGAAGAGTCAGAAAGAAGAGGAGCACAAGCCGTGGTTTGTGATGTGTTCCCTTGTTAATCCTCACGATATTGCCTTGTACGGCGTGCTAACTGCTGTGCAGCCGAATTATCATTTTGAGGTAGACCAGACCTTGCCATTTATTCCGCCTGCGCCTACTGTAGAAGAATCCTTATCGACGAAACCGCGTGCGCAGGAGAGCTATCGGTATACGTATCCGAGAGCGCTTCAGCCGATTATAGATAATAATTTTTACAGACAGCTCTATTACAGCTTGCAAAAGAAAGCAGATCAAGAAATGGAAAAGGTCCTTAAAGCGCTGCAGCAATCTAGTTTTTATGAAGATACGATTGTGCTGTTCACTTCAGATCATGGAGAGCTGTTAGGGGCACATGGCGGGTTGTATCAAAAGTGGTATAACATGTACGAAGAATCGATCCACGTGCCGCTCATCATCCATAATCCGCTGCTCTTTAACTCTCCTGAGGAGACTGGTATGCTGACGAGTCATGTGGATGTGCTGCCTACATTACTCGGTTTAGCGGGGGTAAAGGTAGAAAAAGTGCAAGCTAAGCTTTCAAAGAATCATACGGAAGTGCGTCCATTGGTTGGTAGAAATTTAAGCAAGTTAATCAAAGGCTCTGATGAATTTCATGAGGCAGATGAGCCGATCTATTTTATGACAGATGATGATGTGACAAAAGGGCTGAACCAAACAACTGCTAGAGGTGAACCTTATCAATCTGTTCTGCAGCCGAACCATATTGAAGCAGTGATTGCAACACTTCCTAGCGGCAAAGGGAGTAAGAAAGAAGTTTGGAAATATGCTAGATATTTTGACATCCCCCAATCAGATGGCGACCAAGAAAGAAAACATGTCCTTGATGAATTTGAATTGTACAATCTGACGCAAGACCCGCTGGAAGAAAGAAATTTAGCGCATCCACAATACGCAACCGAGCTCACAGGGCGTATTCAAAAAGTACTGAGTGCGATCCTAGCTGAGCAATCGAGGCAGAAAAGACTTGTGCCAAAAAAGAGTGAATAA
- a CDS encoding DUF2243 domain-containing protein has protein sequence METPNTRNNIRENNYSRRNLWSGILFGIGLIAFVDEMVFHQLLRWHHFYDLSTTDIGLISDGLFHAFSWFATIGGLFLFADLRRRHAVNIKRWWGGVFLGAGAFQLYDGIVQHKMMRIHQIRYVENVIVYDLVWNIGAVVMIIIGVVLVKRSSHSRKKGE, from the coding sequence ATGGAGACACCAAATACTAGAAACAATATTAGAGAGAATAATTATTCTCGGCGTAATCTCTGGTCTGGGATTTTATTTGGAATTGGACTCATTGCTTTTGTGGATGAGATGGTCTTTCATCAGCTTTTACGCTGGCATCATTTCTATGATTTATCAACAACAGATATCGGCTTAATCTCAGATGGGTTATTTCATGCGTTTAGTTGGTTTGCTACAATTGGCGGACTGTTTTTATTTGCTGATCTAAGGCGGCGTCATGCTGTGAATATTAAGCGATGGTGGGGCGGTGTATTTCTTGGTGCCGGAGCGTTTCAGCTGTATGACGGAATCGTTCAGCATAAAATGATGCGCATTCATCAAATTCGCTATGTGGAAAATGTGATTGTGTATGATTTGGTTTGGAATATCGGGGCGGTTGTCATGATCATCATAGGAGTCGTTCTAGTGAAACGCTCTAGTCACTCAAGGAAAAAGGGGGAATAA
- a CDS encoding cytochrome c oxidase assembly protein, producing MEGNHHHHHHHHAMDGTSFVMAEWILATPFIILLAAYLTAVIISNRTHKKWPVYRVVLWIAGTVLAILSVLGPLAQLAHGDFVWHMAGHLFLGMLAPLFMVLAAPMTLFLRTLPTHAARKVTTILKSKFAVFYTDPIVASILNIGGLWILYTTELYTLMHEYVILHILIHFHVFLAGYLFTLSMIYIDPMPHIRSYLYRAVVLVLALAGHGILSKYIYANPPEGVLRAQAEAGGMLMYYGGDAVDVIIIFILCLHWYRATKPKFQQMRRQAAAESM from the coding sequence ATGGAAGGAAATCATCATCACCATCACCATCACCACGCTATGGATGGGACCTCGTTTGTGATGGCTGAGTGGATTTTAGCCACGCCTTTTATCATTTTGTTGGCAGCCTATTTAACCGCTGTCATCATTTCAAATCGAACGCATAAAAAATGGCCCGTTTATCGAGTTGTATTATGGATTGCGGGTACGGTTTTAGCGATACTTTCTGTCTTAGGACCACTAGCTCAACTCGCTCATGGGGATTTTGTTTGGCATATGGCCGGCCACTTATTCTTAGGCATGCTAGCCCCGCTATTCATGGTTCTTGCGGCGCCGATGACTTTGTTTTTACGGACTCTCCCTACACATGCTGCTAGAAAAGTAACAACCATTTTAAAATCAAAATTTGCTGTGTTTTATACTGACCCTATTGTCGCTTCTATATTAAATATAGGAGGACTTTGGATTCTCTACACCACAGAGCTGTATACGCTTATGCATGAGTATGTCATTCTTCATATTTTGATTCATTTCCATGTCTTTTTAGCAGGATATTTATTTACCCTCTCTATGATTTATATTGACCCAATGCCGCATATAAGAAGCTACCTATACCGTGCTGTTGTCCTAGTCTTAGCATTAGCAGGACATGGCATTCTATCAAAATATATTTATGCCAATCCTCCAGAAGGTGTTCTAAGAGCGCAAGCGGAAGCTGGGGGAATGTTGATGTATTACGGCGGAGATGCTGTAGATGTGATTATTATTTTTATCCTGTGCCTGCATTGGTATAGAGCGACTAAGCCTAAATTCCAGCAGATGAGGAGGCAGGCTGCGGCTGAAAGTATGTAA
- a CDS encoding response regulator transcription factor, with product MKHKALSVLIIEDDPHIAELIQLYMEKLGYLTQVAYDGEAGLEAYYETYPDFIFLDIMLPKIDGWELCKEIRWDNKKIPIIMLTGKGESQDKIKGLDIGADDYVVKPFDPNELVARMKAVMRRADLLNDEDQVVSLSGLVVDKKEYKAAAGDKEIMMPPKELDLLYYLASYPNQVFTRQQLLDQIWGYAFEGDPRTIDVHIKRIREKLTEADAKWTIKTIRGVGYKFLEKEHE from the coding sequence ATGAAACATAAGGCGTTGAGTGTATTAATTATTGAAGACGATCCCCACATTGCAGAGTTGATACAGTTATATATGGAGAAGCTGGGCTATTTGACGCAAGTGGCCTATGACGGTGAAGCTGGGCTTGAAGCCTATTACGAAACCTATCCTGATTTTATCTTTCTAGATATTATGCTGCCTAAAATAGACGGGTGGGAGTTATGCAAAGAAATTAGATGGGATAATAAAAAAATACCGATCATTATGCTGACAGGAAAAGGAGAAAGCCAGGATAAGATTAAAGGTCTTGATATCGGGGCAGATGACTATGTTGTGAAGCCTTTTGACCCTAATGAACTGGTGGCTAGAATGAAGGCAGTTATGAGAAGAGCTGATCTTCTAAATGATGAAGATCAAGTCGTTTCCCTTTCAGGTCTTGTGGTTGATAAGAAGGAGTATAAGGCAGCTGCGGGTGACAAGGAGATTATGATGCCGCCTAAGGAGCTTGACTTGCTTTATTATCTTGCCAGCTACCCTAATCAGGTGTTTACTCGACAGCAGCTGCTTGATCAGATTTGGGGTTATGCGTTTGAAGGAGATCCACGAACGATTGATGTTCATATTAAACGAATACGTGAGAAGCTGACAGAGGCGGATGCAAAATGGACGATCAAAACGATTCGCGGAGTGGGGTACAAGTTTTTGGAGAAGGAACATGAGTAG
- a CDS encoding sensor histidine kinase — translation MSRQQNIFTKLFVTYFVIILISFFLFNSIFLYLFHVNMYDDFKEGFAYSKEKIEAHFELADSEDWSEELLDASLDISLSQMNNSIYIYSSGAERVYQSSYDQAPKLQVDRSMVEDVLRGAELAEGMRVDNRLVYTIAEPIDVTAGTPHVMVMVYYELDHQYKQVLIMIGLTFTITMALTGFILWFISRRLTAPLREMNRIALQLAKGDFSQHVRVNSKDEIGQLGSTFNYMAKELENIEQMRTDFITNVSHDLRSPLTSIKGFLTALLDGTIADHRKNHYYTIMKNETERLSKLVNDLLDMSQLQHGHITIKPTTYNLSEQVRLVAAKMEPQLQASDLFIELEEGAGDVYVFADKDRIEQVLINLIENAIHHSPPKKPVYVHLLQEAEQVKVSIEDFGEGIKEEDLTYIWERFYKTDKARSKKTGTGVGLSIVKSIIDLHQSSIQVKSEVGIGTTFIFTLPQSNSKDIE, via the coding sequence ATGAGTAGACAGCAGAACATTTTCACAAAGTTGTTCGTCACTTATTTTGTCATTATCTTGATTTCATTCTTCTTATTTAATTCCATCTTTCTCTACCTTTTTCATGTGAATATGTATGATGATTTTAAAGAAGGGTTTGCGTATTCTAAAGAGAAGATTGAAGCACATTTTGAGCTTGCTGACAGCGAAGATTGGAGCGAGGAGCTTCTTGATGCCTCACTCGACATAAGTTTGAGCCAAATGAATAACAGCATCTATATCTACAGTTCAGGTGCAGAGCGAGTTTACCAATCGAGCTATGACCAAGCCCCGAAACTTCAGGTTGATCGATCAATGGTTGAAGATGTGCTTCGCGGTGCGGAACTAGCTGAGGGAATGAGGGTGGATAACCGGCTTGTTTATACTATAGCTGAGCCGATTGATGTCACTGCGGGCACGCCTCATGTGATGGTCATGGTCTACTATGAATTAGATCATCAGTACAAACAGGTGCTGATCATGATTGGTTTAACCTTTACGATCACCATGGCGCTCACAGGATTTATCCTTTGGTTTATCTCAAGAAGGCTGACTGCTCCGCTAAGGGAGATGAATCGAATTGCTCTTCAACTTGCTAAAGGAGATTTTTCTCAGCATGTACGGGTCAATTCTAAGGACGAGATTGGCCAGTTAGGCTCAACCTTCAATTATATGGCCAAAGAGCTTGAAAATATTGAGCAGATGCGGACAGACTTTATCACCAATGTGTCTCATGACTTAAGGTCGCCGCTTACATCGATTAAAGGGTTTCTAACTGCACTCCTTGATGGAACGATTGCCGATCATCGAAAAAACCATTATTATACGATCATGAAAAATGAAACGGAACGCTTGAGCAAGCTGGTAAATGATTTATTAGATATGTCACAGCTTCAGCATGGTCATATTACGATTAAGCCGACCACGTATAATTTGAGTGAACAGGTTCGTCTGGTCGCCGCAAAAATGGAACCGCAGCTTCAAGCTTCAGACCTTTTTATCGAGCTTGAGGAAGGAGCGGGAGATGTGTATGTATTTGCAGATAAAGACCGAATTGAACAGGTGTTGATTAATCTAATAGAGAATGCGATTCATCACTCACCGCCAAAAAAACCTGTTTATGTTCACCTATTGCAAGAAGCTGAACAGGTGAAAGTGAGCATTGAAGATTTCGGTGAGGGCATTAAAGAAGAAGATCTTACCTACATTTGGGAGAGATTTTACAAAACAGATAAAGCTCGTTCCAAAAAAACGGGGACAGGAGTTGGTCTCTCCATCGTAAAATCGATCATTGACCTTCATCAGTCGTCCATTCAAGTGAAAAGTGAGGTTGGTATAGGTACGACGTTTATATTTACTTTACCGCAATCGAATAGTAAAGACATAGAGTAG
- a CDS encoding MMPL family transporter: MKTIAAFASNRKGVWIILLAWVIIAGALGMAPSANDYTVNTGENDLPKEAQSVIAKEKINHYFPEDTGMLGLLVFQNGAGWDESTLTEVDQVSEWIGEEIPEERLESLIPFHQFPSHAKEMFLSEDSTTLVLPLMLADQLEMDEINETVIAIEEYSSEVLENGTLMITGPAGIASDTIAIFSNADLVLLFSTIALVLVLLIVIYRSPLLAVIPLVAVAFVYQVVDRVLGMLAASGALTIESQSLSIVMILLFGATTDYSLFVFSRFREELRKRENKHEAMDAAVREVAEPIFFSGGTVFAAMLVLLLAQYGPYQNFALVFAITIAIVLIAGLTLIPALFTIVGRRSFWPFIPKVGEETLEKNRFWSAIGSFVTKKPVIAGGLVLIFLLINASNVFNTQYSFNIIQSFPEDMKSRLGFEQLEESFPPGELAPVSILIEAEDGFTLTDSELDSIETLNEQLLSLDGIDSTSLPDKEQIREGSEHGGNVLNETGEALKFDVILSMNPYDQASLDIADELVDRKEELLADSGLGSEYELYIGGETAKSADIRALSNWDTFVIVVTVTLVIFVMLIFHTRSLVAPIYMMATILLSYASALGLSWFFFENVFGFEGMSYRIPLYAFVFLVALGVDYNIMLISRIREENRSFGIKEATKRGVALTGGVISSAGLILAATFGVLMTQPILELFMFGFIVSIGIMLDAFLVRGMLVPAIVTLLKQWNWWPAEAKKEQTKEVSK, translated from the coding sequence ATGAAAACGATCGCTGCATTTGCCTCAAACCGTAAAGGGGTGTGGATCATTTTACTAGCCTGGGTCATTATAGCAGGAGCCCTCGGCATGGCCCCTTCTGCCAATGATTATACGGTAAATACAGGTGAAAATGATCTGCCAAAAGAAGCACAGTCGGTTATTGCTAAGGAAAAAATTAACCACTATTTCCCTGAAGACACAGGAATGCTTGGACTGCTCGTTTTTCAAAATGGTGCCGGATGGGATGAATCAACCTTAACTGAGGTGGATCAAGTAAGTGAATGGATAGGAGAAGAAATCCCAGAAGAACGTTTAGAGTCTTTGATTCCATTTCACCAGTTTCCAAGTCATGCAAAGGAAATGTTTTTATCGGAAGACAGTACAACCCTTGTCCTGCCTTTAATGCTTGCTGACCAACTTGAGATGGATGAAATCAATGAGACTGTCATAGCTATAGAAGAGTACAGTTCAGAGGTTCTTGAAAATGGGACATTGATGATCACTGGACCAGCGGGAATTGCTTCAGATACGATTGCTATTTTCTCAAATGCTGACCTCGTTTTATTATTTTCTACGATTGCATTAGTGCTCGTTTTACTTATTGTTATCTACCGCTCGCCGTTGCTCGCTGTTATTCCGTTAGTGGCAGTTGCGTTTGTGTATCAGGTAGTTGACCGAGTGCTCGGTATGCTTGCTGCCTCGGGGGCCTTGACGATTGAATCACAATCATTATCCATTGTGATGATCCTCTTGTTTGGGGCTACGACAGACTACAGCTTATTTGTCTTCTCACGTTTCCGAGAAGAGCTGCGAAAGCGAGAAAACAAACATGAAGCCATGGATGCGGCAGTTAGAGAAGTGGCCGAGCCGATCTTCTTTAGCGGAGGAACAGTATTTGCTGCGATGCTTGTGTTATTACTAGCTCAGTACGGTCCATATCAAAACTTTGCGCTCGTTTTTGCAATTACAATTGCGATTGTACTGATTGCTGGATTAACACTCATTCCAGCTCTATTCACGATTGTCGGACGCCGCTCGTTCTGGCCGTTTATTCCGAAAGTGGGAGAAGAGACATTGGAGAAAAATCGTTTCTGGTCTGCGATTGGATCTTTTGTCACTAAAAAACCGGTCATAGCAGGTGGACTAGTGCTCATCTTCCTGCTAATAAATGCGTCAAATGTGTTTAATACTCAGTATTCATTTAACATTATTCAATCCTTTCCTGAGGATATGAAGTCCCGTTTAGGGTTTGAACAATTAGAAGAAAGCTTTCCTCCAGGTGAGCTGGCACCGGTCTCTATATTAATAGAGGCAGAGGATGGATTTACACTAACAGATTCAGAGCTTGATTCTATTGAAACGTTAAACGAACAACTCCTCAGTCTAGATGGAATAGATTCCACCTCACTTCCGGATAAAGAGCAGATTAGAGAAGGTAGTGAACATGGCGGAAATGTGTTAAACGAAACGGGTGAAGCGTTGAAGTTTGATGTAATTTTAAGCATGAATCCTTACGATCAGGCATCACTCGATATTGCAGATGAACTAGTCGACAGGAAAGAGGAATTGCTGGCAGATAGCGGACTTGGTTCAGAGTATGAACTGTATATCGGCGGCGAAACAGCTAAATCTGCGGACATTCGTGCACTGAGCAATTGGGATACGTTCGTTATTGTAGTAACTGTCACACTCGTTATTTTTGTGATGCTTATCTTCCACACGAGATCGCTCGTTGCACCGATCTATATGATGGCAACCATCCTTCTTTCCTATGCTTCAGCCTTAGGGTTAAGCTGGTTCTTCTTTGAGAATGTGTTTGGTTTTGAAGGGATGAGTTACCGAATTCCGCTGTATGCTTTTGTTTTCTTAGTAGCTCTCGGGGTTGATTACAACATCATGCTCATTTCAAGAATTCGAGAAGAAAACCGAAGCTTTGGTATAAAGGAAGCGACAAAACGCGGTGTAGCATTAACAGGCGGTGTGATCTCATCAGCTGGATTAATCCTAGCAGCAACGTTCGGTGTATTAATGACACAGCCGATCTTAGAGTTATTTATGTTTGGATTTATTGTCTCGATAGGAATCATGCTCGATGCTTTTCTAGTGCGAGGCATGCTTGTTCCAGCGATTGTTACCTTGTTAAAACAATGGAACTGGTGGCCTGCTGAGGCTAAGAAAGAACAAACAAAAGAGGTGTCAAAATGA
- a CDS encoding type II secretion system protein: MLLKLLKNERGITLLEVLAVLTLLGIVGAVTFNLLTTSVTHTNKTQSHIDLRQEANIILSHLRQKHSADTPYELHADNLIGRSDVHFEQVFINGESLLNGPISPKLEEHLYVAFTLNDEQNQTFEIDTIIEKRYASNIDRIDLPPPNGKVCSIYTGSTNYWDTIRSALDLPDPIPANTTILIEGNLIIPNGKELKGISKDNVSIYITGNLTVQHGGKVSGATLHVQGDFDHQSGGHIIDTSIVHVSGEHKLAPGSSSQGEIYVFTAGDEGFIPYVDPDCGAPSNPDNPSNPDSDEPLPPNDSAFTDKDSFDSISFKPEDYPEKKFSKHQCEYTGNAKLSNSNFAGNFDWAPCTHTYINGGVFFSEGLGFNGGYKITVTDNFFVRKESWGLNSGGEITVKGNAVFFNNLPQNGANVIVQQNFFVKGSTHLNTQSKLKIEGSARFDGDLVLDNASQLSVSHHLFGPPRVTLNGGSSILVEGNAYFNENTVFTTNNGSTIKVNGHVQIGNKIHTSNFTYSNVHFIVG, encoded by the coding sequence TTGCTTTTAAAACTTTTAAAAAACGAGCGGGGAATTACCCTACTCGAAGTGTTAGCTGTCCTGACTCTGCTAGGGATAGTTGGCGCAGTAACTTTTAATCTTCTTACAACATCAGTTACCCATACAAACAAAACACAGTCTCATATTGACCTAAGACAAGAGGCTAATATCATCCTCTCTCACCTTAGACAGAAACATAGCGCTGATACGCCTTATGAGTTACATGCAGACAATCTAATAGGACGAAGTGATGTTCATTTTGAACAGGTCTTCATCAACGGTGAATCACTTCTTAACGGTCCGATCTCCCCTAAATTAGAGGAACATTTATATGTGGCGTTTACGTTAAATGACGAGCAAAACCAAACGTTTGAGATCGATACCATTATTGAAAAAAGATATGCCAGTAATATAGATCGAATTGATCTGCCTCCTCCTAATGGAAAAGTCTGTTCTATATATACCGGATCGACTAATTATTGGGATACAATACGATCAGCTTTAGATCTGCCTGATCCAATTCCAGCTAATACCACGATTCTGATTGAGGGTAATTTAATCATTCCAAATGGCAAAGAATTAAAAGGAATAAGCAAGGATAATGTCTCTATTTACATTACGGGTAATTTAACGGTACAACACGGCGGAAAAGTTTCAGGGGCCACCTTACATGTTCAAGGTGACTTTGATCACCAATCCGGCGGTCATATCATTGATACTTCCATTGTACATGTTAGCGGTGAACATAAACTTGCACCGGGAAGCAGCTCTCAAGGAGAAATATATGTTTTTACAGCTGGTGATGAGGGGTTTATTCCTTATGTAGATCCTGATTGTGGAGCACCTTCAAATCCAGATAACCCTAGCAATCCAGATTCCGATGAACCTCTGCCGCCTAACGATAGTGCTTTTACTGATAAGGATTCCTTTGATTCAATTTCATTTAAACCCGAGGATTATCCTGAGAAGAAGTTTTCGAAACACCAGTGTGAGTACACCGGAAATGCAAAATTATCAAACTCTAATTTTGCAGGAAATTTCGATTGGGCTCCTTGTACACATACCTATATTAATGGTGGTGTGTTTTTCTCGGAAGGGTTAGGTTTCAATGGTGGCTATAAAATTACAGTCACGGATAACTTCTTTGTAAGAAAAGAAAGTTGGGGCCTTAACAGCGGCGGAGAGATTACGGTTAAAGGTAATGCTGTCTTCTTCAATAATCTTCCGCAAAATGGAGCTAATGTTATTGTACAACAAAATTTCTTTGTAAAAGGAAGTACGCATTTAAACACTCAATCAAAACTTAAAATTGAAGGAAGTGCTCGATTTGACGGCGATTTAGTATTAGACAATGCAAGTCAATTGTCTGTATCTCACCACCTTTTTGGCCCGCCACGCGTTACTTTAAATGGTGGCTCTTCTATTCTCGTGGAAGGCAATGCCTATTTTAATGAAAATACCGTTTTTACGACAAATAATGGTTCAACGATTAAAGTAAATGGGCATGTTCAAATTGGCAATAAAATTCACACGAGCAACTTCACATACAGCAATGTTCATTTTATAGTAGGATAA
- a CDS encoding type II secretion system protein codes for MNYIKNQHGYALLVVLLIITVIGIFAPILVNNVLSSSKQFSMVEEQMQHEKLANMAYIYIDKAFESIRSEADPEDLVGFFKENLQVPYEVPLGLQHFIITEPVVSGTNFSFEIITTVNGKPQTHPEYIVNINDYFN; via the coding sequence GTGAATTATATAAAAAATCAACATGGATATGCCTTGTTAGTCGTCTTGCTGATCATCACTGTCATCGGCATTTTTGCCCCCATTCTAGTGAACAATGTTTTATCTAGTTCCAAACAATTTAGTATGGTTGAAGAACAAATGCAGCATGAGAAATTGGCGAACATGGCTTATATTTATATAGATAAAGCTTTTGAATCGATTAGAAGTGAGGCAGACCCAGAAGATTTAGTAGGTTTTTTTAAAGAGAATTTACAAGTTCCATATGAAGTACCCCTAGGATTACAACACTTTATTATTACAGAACCAGTTGTATCGGGAACTAATTTCTCTTTTGAAATTATCACTACTGTAAATGGTAAACCTCAAACCCACCCTGAGTACATTGTCAACATTAACGACTACTTCAACTAA
- a CDS encoding prepilin-type N-terminal cleavage/methylation domain-containing protein has product MHRPRFRINNNGLTLIEVLASMVILSIVIISFMTFFSQSMMFSNKVEDRLTAVNLAEKVLVDVRTAKSIELGEYDTSDEGNHYFQINNKYYYIQAEEVPDQTHLNLIPFYVDVSISEDFNEKDTTRLYGYIENN; this is encoded by the coding sequence TTGCACAGACCTCGATTTCGCATAAATAACAATGGACTCACCTTAATAGAAGTGCTTGCATCCATGGTGATCCTTAGCATAGTCATTATTAGTTTTATGACCTTTTTCTCACAATCTATGATGTTTTCAAACAAAGTTGAGGACCGGTTAACAGCTGTTAACCTGGCTGAGAAGGTGCTGGTTGATGTGCGGACGGCAAAATCTATTGAATTAGGGGAATATGATACATCAGACGAAGGAAATCACTATTTTCAAATAAACAATAAATATTATTACATTCAAGCTGAAGAAGTACCGGATCAAACTCATTTAAATTTAATCCCCTTCTATGTAGATGTGTCAATCTCAGAGGATTTTAATGAAAAAGACACTACTAGGCTTTACGGCTATATTGAGAATAATTAA